Proteins from a single region of Chanodichthys erythropterus isolate Z2021 chromosome 13, ASM2448905v1, whole genome shotgun sequence:
- the fsta gene encoding follistatin-A — translation MLRMLKRQHLHPGMIFLLLWLCYLIEDQKVQAGNCWLQQGKNGRCQVLYMPGMSREECCRSGRLGTSWTEEDVPNSTLFRWMIFNGGAPNCIPCKETCDNVDCGPGKRCKMNRRSKPRCVCAPDCSNITWKGPVCGSDGKTYRDECALLKSKCKGHPDLEVQYQGKCKKTCRDVLCPGSSTCVVDQTNNAYCVTCNRICPEVTSPDQYLCGNDGIVYASACHLRRATCLLGRSIGVAYEGKCIKAKSCDDIQCSVGKKCLWDAKMGRGRCAVCVESCPESRSEEAVCASDNTTYPSECAMKQAACSLGVLLEVKHLGSCNSITEDQEEDDDEEDQDYMAYIQLSPVLDG, via the exons ATGCTAAGGATGCTAAAGCGTCAGCACCTCCACCCGGGAAtgatttttttactcttatggCTCTGTTATTTGATTGAAGATCAAAAGGTGCAAG CTGGTAACTGCTGGCTACAGCAAGGCAAGAACGGGAGATGTCAGGTCCTCTACATGCCTGGGATGAGTCGAGAGGAATGCTGCCGGAGTGGGAGGCTCGGTACATCTTGGACCGAGGAAGATGTGCCAAACAGCACATTATTCAGGTGGATGATCTTCAATGGCGGTGCTCCAAACTGCATACCTTGTAAAG AGACATGTGATAATGTGGACTGTGGCCCTGGGAAGAGATGTAAAATGAACAGGAGGAGTAAGCCTCGCTGCGTCTGCGCCCCAGACTGCTCCAACATCACCTGGAAGGGGCCGGTGTGCGGCTCAGATGGAAAAACATACCGAGATGAATGTGCCCTTTTGAAATCCAAATGCAAAGGGCACCCGGATCTGGAGGTGCAGTATCAAGGCAAATGCAAAA AGACGTGCCGTGATGTCCTCTGTCCGGGAAGTTCGACTTGTGTGGTGGACCAGACGAACAACGCCTACTGTGTGACATGCAACCGCATATGCCCAGAGGTTACGTCTCCGGATCAGTACCTTTGTGGCAACGATGGGATTGTTTACGCCAGCGCGTGCCATTTAAGGAGAGCCACGTGCTTGCTCGGCAGATCCATAGGAGTGGCGTACGAAGGGAAATGCATCA AGGCCAAGTCATGCGATGATATCCAGTGCAGCGTGGGGAAAAAGTGTCTATGGGATGCCAAGATGGGTCGCGGGCGGTGTGCGGTTTGTGTGGAGTCATGCCCAGAAAGTCGCTCGGAGGAGGCCGTGTGCGCCAGCGACAACACCACATATCCCAGCGAGTGCGCCATGAAGCAGGCCGCTTGCTCTTTGGGGGTTCTCCTGGAGGTTAAGCATTTAGGATCTTGCAACT